The DNA sequence TAAAGTTTGTGGCATTTAGTTACCAAATCATTGTCCAATACTAAACTATGACAATGGAATgcatcttataattttataataacgaGCTAATtggtgaaaaaattaaagtttagttGTTAAATTGTCCAATACTAAACTATGACAAGTTTAATTCCGATATTAGACCTATAGGTTTTGAGACTCCTTTGTCATTGACATGCCTCTCTTCCACACAAACAACTCTCATCCTTATATTAGTCGAGTATTTCCAACAATAACCCAGTCACGTTACCCCTCACATCACAGACTCAACAAGTGAagcaaaactaaaaatttcatGCACTTGTGTTGAACGTTGAAACCCTAAAGTTTCTGAGAAATCTCAATTGCATGATGAAGCCATGGGGAAATAAGCACCAGAGCTGGTGTAACAGGAGGAAGTTATGAACTCATATATACTTCCACcgttttattatttacttttttaatcaCATAAACAAAACAAGGGGTGTAACTGAAATCGTAGAGGGAGTTACACAAGTGTAATGGAAATTATGAGAAAAATAGATGGTGAAAGAGACAAATGCCATCTCTGAACCACAGTATATTACATTAAGAAGGGGGATTACAATTCACCCGAAGTGCAGGGGTTACAGTGATCCATATGAACAACTAGACAAGTTGTTGTATACAATAAGTTGttcatatatatcattatttattaacataatttctACCAGTACAAGGTAGAAGCAATATTAATGGATAAATCAGTTCACACAGCCAAGAGAAATAAACACATATACATATGCTTTCAAATCATGCATTATCAGCAGCAGGGTCAAGTTGATAGAGTGCAGATTCAGAAACACGTTTCTTGTACTTGGCTATGAAAGCTTCAGCTTTCATGTCAATATTGGGTTCAGCAACACCCCAGTTACCTTTGTCATAATCACTAGGCCACACCCTGCGGCTTGAATCAGGGGCATCGTAGTACCCTCCTCTGTGCTTCTTTGATGAGAAGATGTTGAAAATAGAGAATAAACTTGAAGAAGATTTCTTGTGCCTATTACCTGCCATGACTGTGGTGTTGTTTTGGCTAACAATGACTGAAATAATCACTCACTGTGAAGACAAGGAACTTTGGAGAAGTCTTGTTGTCTTGGTTTTGAATTCAGAGGTAACACAAGTGATTTATAGCAGAGGGAAGCTTCAATCGCATGAGTGGTGAACAGTGAAAGAATCTGATAAAGAGAGGTAAGACTAAACATAAAGGGTTCAAATGGTGCTGATCTGGCAAGGTAATACACGATACTTTGTTTTGTAACATCCTTGTCGAGGCACATTTGCTCTGCTCCGCTGGTTTAGTACTTCAAATTTTggagaaaataaagaattttaaaaagtgttataatcaaatatattatttgaatcaaatgtttttaaaaaataaaattttaaaaatttatgaaaataatttgattatttaagaTGACTTAAAAATAAGCTTCAAATgtctattttttgtaaatatctaTCAACTATGTTATCAAAGTTATTGATAGAagttacaattttaaaataataatttttatattttatatattttatattttttatatttagtaatagttaaaataatttattccaataaaaaattataattataatagattTGAATTGCATTCTACAAATTAAAAACTAACccatttaaaatgaaaactactcaatgtatttaaatttcttaattgtaaaatttctCATCCAAATTAGgattatagaaaaattaaaaagttcaaactaaattaaatgaaaaggTATTCAATCAGTAAATTTTAAAGCCTTATTCCTTTTAAAAGGAAATATTTTAAGAAAGGGGAGTGTAGGTTTAAAACTTCATCACCTAGGAAAACTTTTTGGttctaaacaataataattaaataaaaaggaaaagattaTTTAGGCTCTAAATTACgcttttttacaaaatagacaccttaaactttagttttttttcgTGATTTTTGACGCCTGCTTCTTTCCTTCTTGCTTTCCACCTCACTCTTTTAAAAAATCACGTTTaccttctttctatttttttttcatatcttatcttttttaaaatataatcacaTTTACGCTGTGCTCGTTTTAAGGAGAGAAACTTTGCGAGGAAAGAAATCAAAATGATTGGACTGTTCGTTTTAAGGGTATGTGTGCAGAAAGGAGAGCAAGCATCTGAGGGATCCATCAGATTTGTAATCGTGGGTTATATGCGAAGATATGGGGGGATTGGGTTGGGGTATTACATATTTACCCATCCAAGCTATGCCCCCATTTACCACCTCTCGACCTCTCTGCTGCAATGCAAACACACTGATGCAACCAATCCTTGCTGCAAGAAGTTGCAACCATGGCGCGGAAAAGCAGATCTTGTGTGAAGGATTCAATCCATTGTGCTGCTGGATCGGATACGTGGTCATGGGATCGAATACGCAGCTTGATCGGATACGTGGTGAGGGGATCGAATACGCATGAAGGGTGGATCGAATACGCACTGGCTGGATCGAATTCGGTTTGGTGGATGGGATACAAGTGTGTGGATCGGATACGGCTATGGTGGATCGGATACGACgtgtttaaaaattaagaaattcatTTACAACACTAATTTAACTAAGGGCTAAGTAGTAATTTGATTATTACTTctactaaaacatattttttaatctatcacatcaattaaATCTTCTCAACTCTTacaaaaattacttctaaatttACTCACCATGACttctaaatcccttaaaaaaaatacaaatttcattCTTAAATCAACTCAAACTCTTCCACTCACTCTCTCTTAATCACTCTCTCTTAATCACTCTCCTTCAAGTGAACAGAGCATTAGTAATTAAGGatcttttttaaaatctaatcaCACTCAATAATTAAGGATCTAAATAACATATCTACCAGTaagattttcaaaaaaaaaaaattaagtttttatttattttataaatttcttcttcttctactcttattttttgtattattttgtcaTCAATTCGAATAGAGTCAATTGAAAAGATTGGCCATTGCAAATTGTTTTACCATATACTAAATTTTGCCATGTTTGGATACCATGCTCCATGTCTCtagattttgaataattttgtacTTGAGCTAGAACTTGAGGTAAGAAGTTATAGGTAatgtgtcaacacccaatttcgtccgggtaaataaatttattttaaaaaaaaaatgtgaaacattattttcttcaaacatcttcaaaactttaattttagaaaaaaaaaagaaaaaaaagacagatgaaaaaaaagacaaaaaagaaagaagaacctaatttgtttttaattatcgcACTCCTTCGTaagcccaacaactcaacatatTTCCTACCTTACCTTTGCTCCCTAATAAAGAGAttagttatataataataattagaagcaatatctcttcaaatggtaagaatcaatattactatttgggattgattttgtgctatgatttgttattgatcttgattgattttgtgctctgatttgctatgatttgatCCCTATAATGTAttgctatcatgaccaattctttccttatattgttcattacaattaaggctagGATTGCATTGAGGTTGcaatatgtgaatataaatatCTAGTTTGTCATACGAAAaagaccaaaaaaaaaaaaagatttcctctgcacttctctaattctttgcCATCATCACTCCCACATACATACCTCCTTTGCcatctctctttcaaaaaaacaaaaacatattgaaggaggtaaaaaagaaaaaaaagaagattctCTAtaatctctctttctctctcattaccacccataCAGTATCTCATTTTATCtctcttgaaaaacaaacacacaaaaatattataaaaggagccaagaaaataaaaagggcAGAAGATACGtcatttttagtttctttttcttttgatttatttttttttattttcattattttgtttaaatcataaaaaaaattcttatttctTTGGTGTTTGCTCAACCGCTCGCGTTGCATAACACCCATTTTAGActttagttctttttttttctaaaaaatatataccaatctaagaatagaaaaatagttttccttatttactttttaatatctatatgGTTGCTCACATCGTAGTGATATCCACATccatttttaaataactaaaaaaaatgaaaaattataaaatattaaaaagataaaaaaaattaaagattaaaaaaaagagtttattttcattgtcGGTCCGGCCGCTCGCGTTGCATGAcaccaataataaaataatactacaaatttgaatgaaagagttttcaaaattattaaaaaatattaattaaatcatttttcaaatattttttcaa is a window from the Vigna unguiculata cultivar IT97K-499-35 chromosome 7, ASM411807v1, whole genome shotgun sequence genome containing:
- the LOC114192800 gene encoding uncharacterized protein LOC114192800 is translated as MAGNRHKKSSSSLFSIFNIFSSKKHRGGYYDAPDSSRRVWPSDYDKGNWGVAEPNIDMKAEAFIAKYKKRVSESALYQLDPAADNA